The following DNA comes from Amycolatopsis solani.
CTCGCACGTCAACGACGCGGGATTCTGGCTGGTCAAGGAGTACTTCGGCCTGTCGGTCGGCCAGACCCTGAAGAGCTGGTCGGTGATGGAGACGCTGATCTCCGTGGTGGCGATCGCCCTGATCCTCCCCCTCTCCCTGCTGGTCTGAACCAACGCACTTTCACGTGAAAGCGGCGCCCGTTGACATGTGACCTTTTGGTCACCTATCTTGAGGACGTGCACGACGACCTGGTGTTCAAGGCGCTGGCGGATCCGACCCGCCGGTTCCTGCTCGACCTGCTCTTCGAACGTGACGGCCGCACGCTCACCGAGCTGGAGACCCAGGTCGAGATGACCCGCTTCGGCGTCATGAAGCACCTGAAGCTGCTGGAGGAAGCCGGGCTCGTCGTCACGCGGAAGGACGGCCGCGAGAAGCGGCACTTCCTCAACCCCGTGCCGATCCGGCAGATCCACGACCGGTGGATCGACAAGTACACCGAGCGCCAGGTCACCGCGCTGCTCGACCTCAAGAACGAACTGGAAGGCGAAGAACCATGACGAACACCGTGCAGGTCCACCGCGTCTACATCAAGGCCACCCCGGAACGCATCTGGGAGGCCATCACCAAGCCCGAGTGGACGCAGAAGTACGGCTACACCGGCCTCGCCGACTTCGACCTCAAGGTCGGCGGCAAGCACCGCACCCGCCCGACGCAGGCGTTCATCGACGCCGGGTTCACCGGTGACCTCGTCGACGGCGAGGTCCTCGAGGTCGACCCGCCGCGCAAGCTCGTCATCACCTGGAAACTGCTGATGGGCCCCGAAGGGATGGGCGCCGAGCCCTACACGACGCTCACCTACGACATCGAAGCGACGAAGACCGCCGGCACCAGACTGACCGTCACGCACGACGTCACCGGTGCGCCGCTGACCGCCGACATGGTCGCCGGGGTGCACGAGGACGTCAACGCCGGGCCGGGCGAGAACGCCGGCGGTGGCTGGGCCTG
Coding sequences within:
- a CDS encoding ArsR/SmtB family transcription factor, with the translated sequence MHDDLVFKALADPTRRFLLDLLFERDGRTLTELETQVEMTRFGVMKHLKLLEEAGLVVTRKDGREKRHFLNPVPIRQIHDRWIDKYTERQVTALLDLKNELEGEEP
- a CDS encoding SRPBCC domain-containing protein, producing MTNTVQVHRVYIKATPERIWEAITKPEWTQKYGYTGLADFDLKVGGKHRTRPTQAFIDAGFTGDLVDGEVLEVDPPRKLVITWKLLMGPEGMGAEPYTTLTYDIEATKTAGTRLTVTHDVTGAPLTADMVAGVHEDVNAGPGENAGGGWAWVLSDLKSLLETGEILVP